From one Paenibacillus sp. FSL K6-1330 genomic stretch:
- a CDS encoding ROK family protein — MTTRKEALPTPQSMKYAVRRALRSSLLELGSGTKAELSDRLGISFPTVSKVLEQMAQEGEVILLGLDESSGGRRANRYAFNPDYMLGLAVYYEKEQSVYTIFNWNGDLIERKAEDGILQLGPEVLASQLGSWIHRYPKIRSIAVGMPAAVRDGVIFHVPLYGTFQDYDLKSYLENLFSIPVIVENDMNAAVLGYQNLSRSEEASLVYVYLGHNGPGAGLLINGNVVRGRSFFTGEIGYVPMSKDNNFHDVLDRKSSVMSSLIEPDEEQIDALSRLSAAFTAILNPDAILWCEHNLLPSTLLSVRDRASAYVPERHLPEMLLREWEHDYIAGLQRLALDMMISDTSAM, encoded by the coding sequence ATGACAACGCGCAAAGAAGCTTTACCCACACCGCAATCCATGAAATACGCCGTGCGGCGCGCGCTCCGCTCTTCCCTGCTGGAGCTCGGCAGTGGAACCAAAGCGGAGCTAAGTGATCGGCTCGGCATCAGCTTTCCTACAGTGAGCAAAGTTCTGGAACAGATGGCGCAGGAAGGCGAGGTCATCCTGCTCGGACTGGATGAGTCCAGTGGCGGCAGGCGTGCAAACCGCTACGCTTTTAACCCGGACTATATGCTGGGTCTCGCCGTTTATTATGAGAAGGAGCAGAGCGTATATACCATTTTTAATTGGAACGGCGATCTGATCGAACGGAAAGCTGAAGACGGCATACTCCAGCTTGGACCGGAAGTGCTGGCTTCCCAGCTAGGAAGCTGGATCCATCGTTATCCGAAGATCCGCTCGATTGCGGTCGGCATGCCGGCTGCGGTGCGAGATGGCGTCATTTTTCACGTCCCGTTGTACGGGACATTTCAGGATTACGACCTCAAATCTTACCTGGAGAACCTGTTTTCCATTCCTGTCATCGTGGAGAATGACATGAATGCGGCCGTGCTTGGCTATCAGAATTTGAGCCGCTCGGAGGAAGCTTCCCTGGTATACGTGTATCTGGGACATAATGGTCCGGGGGCGGGACTGCTGATCAACGGAAACGTCGTTCGGGGCAGGTCGTTCTTCACGGGCGAGATCGGCTATGTACCGATGAGCAAGGACAACAATTTTCATGATGTATTGGACCGTAAAAGTTCCGTCATGAGCAGTCTCATCGAGCCGGATGAGGAGCAAATCGATGCGTTAAGCCGATTAAGCGCCGCCTTCACCGCGATTCTCAATCCGGATGCCATTCTGTGGTGTGAGCATAACCTTCTGCCCTCCACCCTGCTCTCCGTTAGAGACCGGGCTTCCGCCTACGTACCGGAGCGGCATCTGCCCGAAATGCTGCTTCGCGAGTGGGAACATGACTATATAGCCGGCCTGCAACGGCTTGCTCTGGATATGATGATATCCGATACAAGTGCAATGTAA
- a CDS encoding amino acid ABC transporter substrate-binding protein, producing MKKIASVLAGFMLLLTVVGCSSSASDGNELVVGIDDKFAPMGFRDESNEIVGFDIDYARAAAEKMGKEIKFQPIDWKSKESELSSGRIDLIWNGYTITDERKEKVLFTKPYLENSQVVAVLADSDITSISDLAGKQVGLQSLSSAADALSAHEIHTQVKINEFPDNMLALSDLKNGRVEAVIIDEVVMKYFMSKEEGTYKILEESLAPEQYGIGVKKGNEELLQSLQKALDDMNADGTAAKISEKWFGENKVLK from the coding sequence GTGAAAAAGATAGCATCCGTATTAGCAGGCTTCATGCTTTTATTAACCGTAGTCGGCTGTTCAAGCTCAGCAAGCGATGGCAATGAGCTGGTTGTCGGGATTGACGACAAGTTCGCGCCCATGGGTTTTCGTGACGAGAGCAATGAAATTGTCGGCTTTGATATCGATTATGCTCGTGCAGCCGCCGAGAAGATGGGCAAGGAAATCAAGTTTCAACCCATCGACTGGAAATCGAAGGAGTCCGAGCTTAGCAGCGGCCGTATTGATTTGATATGGAACGGCTATACCATTACTGATGAGCGCAAGGAGAAGGTGTTGTTCACTAAGCCTTATCTGGAGAATAGCCAGGTCGTCGCCGTGCTGGCAGATTCGGATATAACTTCGATCAGCGATTTGGCAGGCAAACAGGTCGGTTTGCAGTCGCTATCCTCAGCTGCTGATGCGTTAAGTGCCCACGAGATTCACACGCAGGTGAAGATCAACGAATTTCCTGACAATATGCTGGCTCTGAGCGATCTGAAGAATGGACGCGTAGAGGCTGTGATCATAGACGAAGTCGTGATGAAATACTTCATGTCCAAGGAAGAGGGAACGTACAAGATTCTCGAGGAATCCCTGGCACCGGAGCAGTACGGCATTGGAGTTAAGAAAGGCAACGAGGAGCTGCTTCAAAGTCTGCAAAAAGCACTGGACGATATGAATGCCGATGGTACGGCAGCCAAGATTTCCGAGAAATGGTTTGGCGAAAACAAAGTGTTGAAGTAG
- a CDS encoding alpha-N-arabinofuranosidase, with the protein MSHVITIHSDVSKGKINRNIYGHFSEHLGRCIYEGIWVGEDSPIPNTEGIRNDVLEALKQLNIPVLRWPGGCFADEYHWKDGVGPRENRKQMVNTHWGGVVENNHFGTHEFLRLCELLGCEPYISGNVGSGTVQEMSEWVEYMTFDGVSPMAAWRQENGRVKPWNVKYFGVGNENWGCGGNMRPEYYADLYRRYQTYVRNYGDNKIYKIACGPNVDDYRWMETVMREAHPFMDAISLHYYTIPGEFWTGKGPATGFSEQEWFTTMKKALHMDELITRHSAIMDQYDPNKRIGLIVDEWGTWFDVEPGTNPGFLYQQNTIRDALVAGLTLNIFHEHNDRVVMANIAQVVNVLQSVVLTEGEKMILTPTYHVFDMYKVHQDAERLATNYSGVDYEMDGEKIPQVSVTASKDQAGKIHVSLCNVSHTEQSDVTIQLRGLNGEVSKIVGQQLASDSLDAHNTFESPETLRPTTFHAFEQERDVLRAKLAPMSVTVLEITAG; encoded by the coding sequence ATGAGTCATGTTATTACCATTCATTCGGATGTATCCAAAGGTAAAATCAATCGCAATATTTATGGTCATTTCTCCGAGCATCTGGGCCGCTGCATTTATGAGGGCATATGGGTGGGTGAGGATTCACCGATTCCGAATACGGAGGGGATCCGCAATGATGTGCTGGAGGCGCTGAAACAGCTTAACATACCGGTGCTGCGCTGGCCCGGCGGTTGTTTTGCTGACGAGTACCACTGGAAGGACGGCGTCGGTCCGCGTGAGAATCGGAAGCAAATGGTCAATACGCACTGGGGCGGCGTTGTAGAGAACAACCATTTTGGCACGCACGAATTCCTGCGTCTTTGCGAGCTCTTGGGTTGCGAACCTTACATATCCGGCAATGTCGGCAGCGGTACCGTGCAGGAGATGTCGGAATGGGTTGAATATATGACCTTCGATGGCGTGTCGCCGATGGCTGCGTGGCGTCAGGAGAATGGCCGCGTGAAGCCTTGGAACGTGAAATATTTTGGCGTTGGGAACGAGAACTGGGGCTGCGGAGGCAATATGCGGCCAGAATATTATGCGGACCTGTACAGACGCTATCAGACTTATGTTCGCAACTATGGCGATAACAAGATCTACAAGATTGCCTGCGGCCCGAACGTCGATGATTACCGCTGGATGGAAACCGTGATGAGAGAAGCTCATCCGTTTATGGATGCCATCAGTCTTCACTATTACACGATTCCGGGCGAATTCTGGACCGGTAAAGGACCTGCTACCGGTTTCAGCGAACAGGAATGGTTCACCACGATGAAGAAGGCGCTTCATATGGATGAATTGATTACCAGACACTCGGCGATCATGGACCAGTATGATCCTAACAAGCGGATCGGCCTCATTGTAGACGAGTGGGGGACCTGGTTTGATGTAGAGCCTGGCACCAACCCGGGCTTCCTGTATCAGCAGAATACGATCCGTGATGCCTTGGTGGCGGGGTTAACGCTGAATATCTTCCACGAGCATAATGATCGGGTGGTCATGGCGAACATTGCTCAGGTTGTCAATGTCCTTCAGTCCGTCGTTTTGACCGAAGGCGAGAAGATGATCCTGACTCCGACCTATCATGTGTTTGATATGTATAAAGTGCATCAGGATGCAGAACGTTTGGCAACCAATTACAGCGGCGTCGATTACGAGATGGACGGCGAGAAGATTCCGCAAGTATCCGTAACGGCCTCGAAGGATCAAGCTGGCAAAATCCATGTGAGCCTGTGTAATGTGAGCCACACGGAGCAAAGTGACGTGACGATTCAGCTTCGGGGATTAAACGGTGAGGTGTCTAAGATCGTAGGCCAGCAGCTTGCCTCCGATTCGCTGGACGCTCATAACACCTTTGAATCGCCGGAGACCCTGAGGCCAACAACATTCCATGCATTTGAACAGGAACGCGACGTTCTGCGTGCGAAGCTTGCACCGATGTCCGTTACCGTTCTCGAGATCACGGCAGGATAA
- a CDS encoding LacI family DNA-binding transcriptional regulator, whose protein sequence is MNIASRKEVAQLAGVSEATVSRVLNGVGPIKEETKQRVLEAADQLGYTPSALARSFARRRSGNLGVVMPYLPKARIFSAYYFSEILSGIGSKALESQYDLLMLFREPGGSMDYLNLFRTQKVDACIILGARDDEGERAAIKQLSEANQPYCLINQYFDGEAFHVMDADHVDGSYQAVHHLTQQGFRKIAFLNGPPQYSNSRDRLKGYARALNEAGIVLDESLLFEGNFSRKSGYAAAELIAGKLDRIEAVFAANDRMAIGLQQGLRALGISEERMPAFVGYDDSDAAELCTPPLTSVRVPFYELGCLAAEHVLRMLEASDLPAGNVTNAVLHRQLPTRLVIRASSLHRNQ, encoded by the coding sequence ATGAATATCGCTAGTCGTAAAGAAGTTGCACAGCTTGCCGGCGTTTCGGAAGCAACGGTATCCCGTGTACTGAACGGGGTCGGACCAATCAAGGAGGAGACCAAGCAGCGGGTGCTGGAAGCGGCGGATCAGCTCGGGTATACCCCGAGTGCGCTTGCCCGAAGTTTTGCCCGTCGAAGAAGCGGTAACCTGGGCGTCGTCATGCCCTATCTGCCGAAGGCTCGTATATTCTCCGCTTACTATTTTTCCGAAATATTGAGCGGTATTGGCAGTAAGGCGTTGGAGAGTCAATATGACCTGTTGATGCTGTTCCGCGAGCCCGGCGGTTCGATGGACTACTTGAACCTGTTCCGAACCCAGAAAGTTGATGCCTGCATTATTCTGGGCGCCCGGGATGATGAAGGCGAACGTGCGGCCATCAAACAGCTGAGTGAAGCGAATCAACCCTATTGCCTGATTAATCAATACTTTGACGGTGAGGCGTTTCACGTTATGGATGCCGATCATGTGGATGGAAGCTATCAAGCGGTTCATCACTTGACGCAGCAGGGATTCCGGAAGATTGCTTTTCTGAATGGGCCGCCTCAGTATTCCAACAGTCGCGACCGGTTGAAGGGGTACGCCCGGGCACTGAATGAAGCGGGAATCGTGCTGGATGAATCCTTGCTGTTCGAAGGCAACTTCAGCCGTAAAAGCGGTTATGCCGCAGCCGAGTTAATCGCCGGGAAGTTGGACCGGATTGAAGCCGTATTTGCCGCCAATGACCGCATGGCGATTGGACTTCAGCAGGGACTGCGGGCATTAGGCATTTCAGAAGAACGAATGCCTGCCTTTGTCGGGTATGACGATTCGGATGCCGCCGAGCTGTGTACTCCGCCGCTTACCAGCGTGAGAGTTCCGTTTTATGAGCTGGGATGCCTTGCAGCGGAGCATGTGCTTCGGATGCTGGAAGCCTCCGATTTGCCAGCAGGTAACGTAACGAACGCAGTTCTCCATCGCCAACTTCCAACTCGCCTGGTAATCCGTGCATCTTCGCTTCATCGAAATCAATGA
- a CDS encoding AraC family transcriptional regulator, protein MDIAFRFPNMIHTLQVTGCLFDSHPPGWSYPRHHHHLFELLYCLEGEVLQEIHRESFTLRQGEWLLIKSGVPHQTSNLASGPYGYFNVHFDLDDQEIRSLLSAAPYRHIRQQESEHSNLNAYVQELEGIVRRSQPAAHSLHPENPRAEYNLTFEDRLLLQSYTLLIIHDVLSLLKIQDEVKLPSSTQAAAGSHKPSSLHAADAAHAIEEKLSSGLTEEISVAAVSKELNLSRSQCSKLFRQVYGISPRQYISRQKLTLAKELLVTTHLPMTAIADKLGFRSASHFSRQFRRWTGQSPTEYRPRH, encoded by the coding sequence ATGGATATCGCTTTTCGCTTTCCTAATATGATTCACACCCTTCAAGTAACAGGATGCCTTTTTGATTCCCATCCACCCGGATGGAGTTATCCGAGGCATCATCATCATCTGTTCGAGCTGCTGTACTGTCTGGAAGGCGAGGTCCTGCAGGAAATTCATCGGGAGTCCTTTACGCTGCGGCAAGGGGAATGGCTTTTGATCAAATCCGGAGTGCCCCATCAAACCTCCAATCTGGCGAGCGGGCCGTATGGATACTTCAACGTTCATTTTGATCTCGATGATCAGGAAATTAGGAGTTTATTGTCCGCCGCCCCTTACCGTCACATTCGCCAGCAGGAAAGCGAGCACAGCAATCTGAATGCATACGTTCAAGAGCTGGAGGGAATCGTTCGGCGCAGTCAGCCGGCAGCCCATTCGCTTCACCCGGAGAACCCGAGAGCTGAATACAATCTTACCTTTGAAGACAGGCTGCTGCTCCAGTCCTATACATTGCTCATCATCCACGATGTACTCTCACTTCTGAAGATACAGGATGAAGTCAAGCTGCCTTCGTCGACACAGGCTGCAGCAGGCTCGCATAAACCGTCTTCCTTGCATGCTGCCGATGCGGCGCATGCCATTGAAGAAAAATTATCATCAGGACTCACAGAGGAGATCTCTGTCGCAGCGGTATCCAAAGAGCTTAATTTAAGCCGCAGCCAATGCAGCAAGCTGTTTCGCCAGGTTTACGGAATATCGCCAAGACAATATATCAGCCGTCAAAAGCTCACCCTAGCCAAGGAACTGCTGGTCACGACCCATCTGCCAATGACGGCGATCGCAGACAAACTCGGTTTTCGCTCAGCAAGCCATTTTTCAAGACAATTCCGCCGCTGGACTGGGCAGTCGCCAACCGAATACCGTCCCAGACACTAA
- a CDS encoding amino acid ABC transporter ATP-binding protein has protein sequence MAIIEVTHVKKSFGQLDVLKDVSFEIQKNELIAVIGPSGSGKSTMLRSLVHLEEINGGSIKLQDQYLVKDGVYVSPPQIKAITARMGMVFQHFNLFPHLTVQENLGLAPKHVKKQSKEEVRLNSAALLQKVGLSDKADVYPGNLSGGQKQRVAIARALMMNPDIMLFDEPTSALDPELTGEVLAVIKQLAEEHMTMVIVTHEMSFAKEVADRIIFMDNGQVVESGTPDQIFNQPKAERTREFLIRATR, from the coding sequence ATGGCAATTATCGAAGTAACCCATGTAAAAAAATCCTTCGGCCAGCTGGACGTGCTGAAGGACGTCAGCTTTGAGATACAGAAGAATGAACTGATTGCCGTCATCGGACCTTCCGGCTCGGGTAAAAGCACCATGCTCCGGAGCCTGGTGCATCTGGAGGAGATCAATGGCGGATCGATCAAGCTGCAGGATCAATATCTCGTAAAGGATGGCGTGTATGTCAGCCCGCCGCAGATCAAAGCGATCACAGCCCGGATGGGTATGGTTTTCCAGCATTTCAACCTGTTTCCTCATCTCACGGTACAGGAGAATCTGGGGCTGGCACCTAAACATGTGAAGAAACAATCGAAGGAAGAAGTTAGGTTAAACAGCGCAGCGCTTCTGCAGAAGGTCGGTTTATCTGATAAAGCGGATGTATATCCTGGAAATTTGTCGGGCGGGCAGAAGCAGCGCGTGGCCATTGCGAGAGCGCTGATGATGAATCCGGACATCATGCTGTTTGATGAACCGACATCGGCGCTGGATCCCGAGCTGACAGGCGAGGTGCTGGCGGTCATCAAGCAGCTGGCCGAGGAGCATATGACGATGGTGATCGTAACGCATGAGATGAGTTTTGCCAAAGAAGTGGCAGACCGAATTATCTTTATGGATAACGGACAGGTCGTCGAATCCGGCACGCCGGATCAAATATTTAACCAACCGAAGGCAGAGCGGACCCGGGAATTTTTAATTCGGGCGACGCGTTGA
- a CDS encoding amino acid ABC transporter permease, protein MSMDYIVQIGKPMLEGAQTTILLFLIAILVSIPLGFVFTLMVRSAIKPLAWLANAYIYVFRGTPLLLQLLFFCFGLPVLPVIGEYLVLDRFVAASLAFVLNYAAYFAEIFRGGLLAIDKGQYEASKVLGLNRWQTTTKVILPQMFRVALPAVSNESITLVKDTALLYAVAVPELLHFAYTAVNRDVTIMPFFIAGVIYLLMTLVLTMLFKFLERRFKYE, encoded by the coding sequence ATGAGTATGGATTACATCGTTCAAATCGGCAAACCGATGCTGGAGGGCGCACAGACAACGATCCTGTTGTTTTTAATTGCCATCCTGGTCTCCATCCCGCTCGGGTTTGTGTTCACGTTAATGGTTCGAAGCGCAATCAAGCCGCTGGCTTGGTTGGCCAATGCCTATATTTATGTTTTTCGGGGTACGCCGCTGCTGCTGCAGCTGCTGTTCTTTTGCTTCGGGCTGCCGGTGCTGCCCGTAATCGGCGAGTATCTCGTTTTAGACCGTTTTGTAGCCGCAAGCTTGGCTTTTGTGCTAAACTATGCTGCTTATTTTGCGGAAATCTTCCGGGGAGGCCTTTTGGCGATTGATAAGGGTCAATATGAAGCGTCCAAGGTGCTGGGCCTAAACCGCTGGCAAACGACCACGAAAGTGATTCTGCCCCAAATGTTTCGCGTAGCCCTGCCGGCGGTATCCAACGAATCCATTACGCTAGTGAAAGATACGGCGCTGCTGTATGCCGTGGCGGTTCCGGAGCTGCTGCACTTCGCCTATACGGCGGTCAATCGTGATGTCACGATTATGCCGTTTTTCATCGCGGGTGTTATTTATCTACTGATGACGCTAGTGTTAACCATGTTATTTAAGTTTCTGGAACGCCGATTTAAATATGAATAG
- a CDS encoding MFS transporter: protein MNTDLQTKAKPKFSKDYTLHLATIFLGFIIFGISENIKGPAIPRIQFDFNLDEMQIGTLLSLNALGYLIACSFTALLTRKIGIKWVSMAAFGSMALSGVFIFLSHSYPMFTASYFFMYIGNGMLEIGLAILAARIFVRNTGTMMNLSHFFYGISSTVAPMIASGLMTVSVFNYTLDWRGMYLAMLMLSVLPMIPALMSKFPGDDLSETERTPLKLLVKDPALWLVVMILSFGVVSEMAVGGWLVNFLEKSYKWEPTAAAGMLSAFFLCFSAARLLLGPITDRIGFTLSIIILSALTGVCTFVAIFGGESYAFLFAAAGIGIAPIYPTVMALIAKRYPNESDTAITFIVTMMGIGSVIGNYAIGAITNGFKQMYGSGTELGLLRGLQAGYGFIGLCAILCSLFGIILYRYLKVRKQLV from the coding sequence GTGAATACAGACCTTCAAACGAAAGCAAAACCTAAATTCAGCAAAGACTACACCCTTCATTTGGCAACCATCTTTCTCGGCTTTATCATTTTCGGAATATCGGAAAATATAAAGGGACCCGCCATTCCAAGAATTCAATTCGACTTCAACCTGGATGAAATGCAGATCGGTACCTTGCTATCGCTGAACGCGCTCGGGTACTTGATTGCCTGCTCTTTCACCGCGCTGTTAACCCGGAAGATCGGGATCAAGTGGGTCAGCATGGCTGCCTTCGGTTCGATGGCTCTCTCGGGTGTGTTCATCTTCCTATCGCACAGCTACCCAATGTTTACCGCGTCCTACTTCTTCATGTACATTGGAAACGGTATGCTGGAGATCGGCCTCGCCATATTGGCGGCCCGGATCTTTGTGCGAAACACAGGCACCATGATGAACCTGTCCCATTTCTTCTACGGAATTAGCTCAACCGTGGCACCAATGATTGCATCCGGCCTCATGACCGTAAGCGTGTTTAATTACACGCTGGACTGGCGGGGTATGTATCTGGCCATGCTGATGTTATCCGTACTGCCGATGATCCCGGCACTCATGAGTAAGTTTCCCGGGGACGATCTATCCGAAACGGAACGAACTCCTCTCAAGTTATTAGTTAAAGATCCTGCGCTGTGGCTGGTCGTCATGATTCTTTCCTTCGGTGTTGTATCGGAGATGGCCGTTGGCGGTTGGCTCGTAAACTTTCTTGAAAAATCGTACAAATGGGAACCTACGGCTGCAGCCGGGATGCTGTCCGCCTTCTTCCTCTGCTTCTCGGCAGCACGCCTGCTGCTTGGCCCGATAACGGATCGGATCGGCTTCACGCTGTCCATCATCATCCTGTCCGCGCTGACCGGAGTATGTACATTTGTCGCAATCTTTGGCGGGGAATCCTATGCCTTCCTGTTTGCGGCTGCCGGCATTGGAATTGCTCCGATTTATCCGACGGTCATGGCTCTAATTGCCAAAAGATATCCGAACGAGAGCGACACTGCGATTACGTTCATCGTCACCATGATGGGAATCGGCAGCGTTATCGGCAATTACGCGATCGGAGCGATCACGAACGGATTCAAGCAAATGTACGGCAGCGGAACAGAGCTCGGTTTGCTGCGCGGGCTGCAGGCCGGCTATGGCTTCATCGGATTGTGTGCCATCCTATGCTCACTCTTCGGCATCATTCTGTACCGTTATTTAAAAGTTCGTAAGCAATTGGTTTAA
- a CDS encoding DoxX family protein has product MRSYSSTGTFIIRVILGVIFLAHGLDKFQSGIGNIEGFFASLGIPAFMATVVAIIEIVGGIALIIGLGTRIASLVLGVVLVVAIFQAKLGMGFLNGYELDIALLAMAVHLALSGSSLLSVDSLFSKKNKA; this is encoded by the coding sequence ATGCGTAGTTATTCTTCTACGGGTACATTTATTATTCGGGTTATCCTGGGGGTCATCTTTTTGGCTCACGGTTTGGATAAATTCCAGAGCGGCATCGGAAATATCGAGGGCTTTTTCGCAAGTTTGGGTATCCCCGCATTCATGGCAACCGTTGTGGCCATTATCGAAATTGTGGGTGGTATTGCACTGATTATCGGTTTGGGAACAAGGATTGCCTCCCTTGTTCTTGGCGTCGTGCTTGTCGTTGCTATTTTTCAGGCCAAGCTGGGCATGGGCTTCCTAAATGGCTATGAATTGGATATAGCGCTGCTCGCAATGGCTGTCCACCTTGCCCTTAGCGGCAGCAGCCTGCTGTCAGTTGATTCATTGTTTAGCAAGAAGAACAAAGCCTAA
- a CDS encoding beta-galactosidase family protein — MKAQLKAVNQQFVLGDEPIQILSGAVHYFRIVPEYWEDRLMKLKSCGLNTVESYIPWNLHEPKEGHFTFDGIADLERFVQIAGDLGLHVILRPSPYICAEWEFGGLPSWLLQYPDIHLRCMDPVYLEKVDRYYDELIPRLVPLLTSNGGPVIAMQIENEYGSYGNDTAYLEYLKDGLIKRGVDVLLFTSDGPTDGMLQGGTVPGVLATVNFGSRTEEAFAKLREYRAEDPLMCMEYWNGWFDHWLKPHHTRDAEDAASVFKEMLDLNASVNFYMFHGGTNFGFYNGANFHEKYEPTITSYDYDAPISECGDVTAKYEAIRSAIAKHQGKELSDFPSLPQSVKKNSYGSVRMTHYADLLEHLSVLSDPVKRTTPVPMELLGQSYGFIVYATDISGPRQGESLYLQEVHDRAQVFLDGKYQGTVERWNPQALQIDVPAAGARLEIVVENMGRINYGPKLKDYKGITEGVRMNNQFLYDWSIYPLPLENPNAAPFQPLAGPFEQRDRPTFYRGEFSVDDIGDTFIRLDGWGKGVVWVNGFNLGRYWEQGPQAALYLPGPLLKQGRNEILVFELHHAETASIELVDQPDLG; from the coding sequence ATGAAAGCTCAATTGAAAGCGGTTAATCAACAGTTCGTGCTCGGGGATGAGCCGATCCAGATTCTGTCGGGTGCCGTACATTATTTTCGGATCGTACCGGAATATTGGGAAGACAGGCTGATGAAGCTGAAAAGCTGTGGATTGAACACCGTGGAAAGCTATATTCCGTGGAATTTGCATGAACCCAAGGAAGGACATTTTACGTTTGATGGCATCGCCGACTTGGAGAGATTCGTCCAAATCGCCGGTGATCTCGGGCTGCATGTGATCCTTCGGCCAAGCCCTTACATATGCGCAGAATGGGAATTTGGCGGGCTTCCGTCCTGGCTGCTGCAGTATCCGGATATCCACCTGCGGTGCATGGACCCGGTGTATCTGGAGAAGGTTGACCGTTATTATGATGAACTGATTCCGCGTCTGGTTCCGTTATTAACCTCCAATGGAGGTCCGGTAATTGCCATGCAAATCGAGAACGAGTACGGGAGCTACGGAAATGATACGGCTTATCTGGAGTATCTGAAGGATGGCTTGATCAAGCGGGGCGTAGACGTATTGCTGTTCACTTCGGATGGTCCCACGGACGGCATGCTGCAAGGCGGAACCGTTCCGGGCGTGCTTGCCACCGTCAATTTCGGTTCAAGAACCGAGGAGGCTTTTGCTAAACTGCGGGAATATCGTGCGGAAGACCCTCTGATGTGCATGGAATACTGGAATGGATGGTTTGATCATTGGCTGAAACCGCATCATACCCGGGACGCGGAAGATGCCGCCTCCGTGTTCAAGGAGATGCTGGACTTGAATGCATCCGTGAACTTCTACATGTTTCATGGCGGAACGAATTTCGGATTTTATAATGGGGCGAATTTTCACGAGAAGTATGAGCCCACGATAACTAGCTACGATTATGATGCCCCTATTTCGGAGTGTGGGGATGTAACAGCTAAATACGAGGCCATTCGCAGCGCGATTGCGAAGCATCAGGGGAAAGAGCTCTCGGATTTCCCAAGTCTGCCTCAGTCCGTCAAGAAAAATAGCTATGGATCGGTTCGCATGACGCATTATGCCGACTTGCTAGAGCATCTGTCAGTTCTATCTGATCCGGTGAAACGTACGACACCTGTTCCGATGGAACTGCTGGGTCAAAGTTATGGCTTCATCGTTTACGCAACGGATATCTCCGGACCTCGTCAAGGAGAATCGCTGTATCTGCAAGAGGTGCATGACCGGGCACAGGTATTCCTGGACGGTAAGTATCAGGGAACGGTTGAACGCTGGAATCCCCAAGCCCTGCAGATCGATGTTCCGGCAGCCGGGGCTCGACTTGAGATCGTTGTCGAGAATATGGGGCGTATCAATTACGGCCCGAAGCTGAAGGACTATAAAGGAATCACTGAGGGAGTCCGGATGAACAACCAGTTCCTGTATGACTGGAGCATCTATCCTTTGCCGCTTGAGAATCCGAATGCGGCACCGTTTCAACCGCTTGCGGGTCCGTTTGAACAGCGGGATCGCCCTACCTTCTATCGGGGTGAATTCTCGGTGGATGACATTGGCGATACGTTTATCCGCTTGGACGGATGGGGAAAAGGGGTCGTCTGGGTTAATGGATTTAACCTGGGGCGTTACTGGGAACAAGGACCGCAAGCAGCACTTTATCTGCCTGGACCGCTGCTGAAGCAGGGGCGCAATGAGATCTTGGTGTTTGAGCTGCATCATGCTGAAACAGCAAGCATCGAACTTGTTGATCAACCCGACTTGGGTTAA